One window from the genome of Streptomyces sp. NBC_01476 encodes:
- a CDS encoding SDR family NAD(P)-dependent oxidoreductase gives MGVILITGGNKGLGRETARRLLALGHTVHIGARDAGRGRAAAEELGSGFVQLDVTDDASVAAAAAELTRGEGRLDVLINNAGVFEGVVGPEELTAGQAEAVYAVNVFGVVRVTHAFLPLLRAADSPAIVNVSSGLGSFGVVNDPARSEGAHAVPLYASSKAAVGMLTVQYAKGLPDIRVNAVDPGFTATDLNANSGPQSLEEGTDAIVRMATAAGGPTGTFSDRSGPLPW, from the coding sequence ATGGGCGTCATCCTCATCACCGGCGGGAACAAGGGGCTCGGCCGCGAGACCGCCAGGCGCCTCCTCGCCCTCGGTCACACCGTCCACATCGGTGCGCGTGACGCCGGGCGGGGGCGGGCGGCAGCGGAAGAACTGGGCTCCGGCTTCGTCCAGTTGGATGTCACCGATGACGCGTCCGTCGCCGCGGCTGCCGCCGAACTCACCCGCGGGGAAGGCCGGCTGGACGTCCTGATCAACAACGCGGGTGTCTTCGAAGGCGTGGTGGGGCCCGAAGAACTCACCGCCGGGCAGGCCGAGGCGGTCTACGCGGTCAACGTCTTCGGAGTGGTCCGCGTGACGCACGCGTTCCTGCCGCTGCTGCGGGCCGCCGACTCGCCCGCGATCGTCAATGTCAGCAGCGGACTCGGCTCCTTCGGCGTCGTCAACGACCCCGCCCGCTCGGAGGGCGCGCACGCCGTCCCCCTCTACGCCTCCTCGAAGGCGGCGGTGGGCATGCTCACCGTGCAGTACGCCAAGGGGCTGCCGGACATCCGGGTGAACGCGGTGGACCCGGGCTTCACCGCCACCGACCTCAACGCCAACTCCGGCCCGCAGAGCCTCGAAGAGGGCACCGACGCCATCGTCCGGATGGCCACCGCCGCCGGCGGTCCGACCGGCACCTTCTCCGACCGCTCGGGCCCGCTGCCCTGGTGA
- a CDS encoding ABC transporter permease, producing MSESTTRTAGAAARPAGLPGRPAAPRPYDGRHVTPAAAGLGWGRYLRGQFQLSWRVFWRNRRSTFIGFLLPVVLNLVVAAPLRDREIGGVNAAGYTTVGFIGLAMVTSFVNLLNAVVARRDELVLKRLRGTEVPQSAIFAGQLAVSAVVLLIQSVILGAVSVIWFHAPLPADPALFLLALALGYLVFGAFAFALAGFTPSAETSPLVATPVLLLCMFGAGVFTPLQSLPAVLRAPARDLPLAPVIQSLRTAWFGRDFGRETWDGAALRHLGLVDGWQSAAPGLLITLAWLAAAVMVTRRFFRWEPRRG from the coding sequence ATGAGCGAGTCCACGACCCGTACCGCAGGCGCGGCGGCGCGCCCCGCGGGGCTTCCCGGGCGCCCTGCGGCGCCCCGCCCGTACGACGGCCGGCACGTGACCCCGGCCGCCGCCGGCCTCGGCTGGGGCCGCTACCTCAGGGGCCAGTTCCAGCTCTCCTGGCGGGTGTTCTGGCGCAACCGCCGCTCCACCTTCATCGGTTTCCTGCTGCCGGTGGTGCTCAACCTGGTGGTGGCGGCGCCGCTGCGGGACCGGGAGATCGGCGGGGTGAACGCCGCCGGCTACACCACGGTGGGCTTCATCGGCCTCGCGATGGTCACCTCCTTCGTCAATCTGCTCAACGCGGTCGTGGCCAGGCGCGACGAACTGGTGCTCAAGCGGCTGCGCGGTACGGAGGTGCCGCAGTCGGCCATCTTCGCCGGTCAACTCGCGGTGAGCGCGGTGGTGCTGCTGATCCAGAGCGTGATCCTGGGCGCGGTGTCGGTCATCTGGTTCCATGCGCCGCTGCCGGCGGATCCGGCGCTGTTCCTGCTGGCGCTCGCGCTCGGCTATCTGGTCTTCGGTGCCTTCGCCTTCGCGCTGGCCGGTTTCACGCCGAGCGCGGAGACGTCACCGCTGGTCGCCACCCCAGTGCTGCTGCTGTGCATGTTCGGCGCGGGTGTCTTCACGCCGCTGCAGTCGCTGCCCGCCGTACTCCGGGCGCCCGCCCGCGACCTGCCGCTGGCGCCGGTGATCCAGTCGCTGCGCACCGCGTGGTTCGGCCGGGACTTCGGCCGGGAGACCTGGGACGGCGCGGCCCTGCGCCACCTCGGCCTGGTCGACGGCTGGCAGTCGGCCGCGCCCGGCCTCCTCATCACCCTCGCCTGGCTGGCCGCCGCCGTGATGGTCACCCGGCGTTTCTTCCGCTGGGAGCCGCGCCGCGGCTGA
- a CDS encoding ABC transporter ATP-binding protein, giving the protein MRDTPSTRQEDRNISPAVDVRELHQSYGAYEAVRGVSFTVARGELFALLGTNGAGKTTTLEVVEGYRAPTSGSVRVLGLDPYADGPAVRRRIGVMLQEGGFFNELTVRETVDAWRGFISGARPAGEVLEQVDLAGRAGVRVGQLSGGERRRLDLALAVLNGPELLFLDEPTTGMDPEARRNTWRLVKELRAGGTTVVLTTHYLEEAQHLADRVAIMARGRIAATGTVAEVLSGRGSRITFRIPDGLRAGDLPVLRVPGGGTPVMEGAAGRETAAYAVERTGPALAALHRWAAERGVELDGIEVRSASLEDVFLELAQEKAGTR; this is encoded by the coding sequence ATGAGAGACACTCCCTCCACCCGGCAAGAAGACCGGAATATCAGTCCCGCCGTGGACGTGCGGGAACTCCACCAGTCATACGGTGCATACGAGGCCGTGCGCGGTGTCTCCTTCACCGTCGCGCGCGGCGAACTCTTCGCACTGCTCGGCACCAACGGCGCCGGCAAGACCACCACCCTGGAGGTGGTGGAGGGCTACCGCGCCCCCACCTCGGGCTCGGTCCGGGTGCTCGGCCTGGATCCGTACGCCGACGGCCCCGCGGTCCGCCGCAGGATCGGCGTGATGCTCCAGGAGGGCGGCTTCTTCAACGAGTTGACGGTCCGCGAGACGGTCGACGCATGGCGCGGCTTCATCAGCGGCGCCCGGCCGGCCGGCGAGGTGCTGGAGCAGGTGGACCTGGCCGGCCGTGCCGGTGTCCGGGTCGGCCAGCTCTCCGGCGGCGAGCGGCGCCGGCTCGATCTGGCGCTGGCCGTCCTCAACGGCCCCGAACTGCTCTTCCTCGACGAACCCACCACCGGTATGGACCCCGAGGCCCGGCGCAACACCTGGCGGCTGGTCAAGGAGCTGCGGGCCGGCGGCACCACCGTCGTCCTGACCACGCACTACCTCGAAGAGGCGCAGCACCTCGCCGACCGCGTCGCCATCATGGCGCGGGGGCGGATCGCCGCCACCGGCACGGTCGCCGAGGTGCTCTCCGGGCGCGGCAGCCGGATCACCTTCCGGATCCCGGACGGGCTGCGCGCCGGCGACCTGCCGGTCCTGCGGGTTCCCGGCGGGGGCACGCCCGTGATGGAGGGTGCGGCCGGCCGGGAGACGGCGGCCTACGCGGTGGAGCGCACCGGGCCGGCGCTGGCCGCACTGCACCGCTGGGCCGCGGAGCGCGGCGTCGAACTCGACGGCATCGAGGTGCGGTCCGCCTCCCTCGAAGACGTCTTCCTCGAACTGGCACAGGAGAAGGCAGGCACCCGATGA
- a CDS encoding cytochrome P450, protein MDSLRHELARFIQSPAARHDPPGLYRRLLAEAPVLDLGRVRVVSGYDEIVTVLMHPGTVVDPSAVGLARAGSSALADVVARMLPLRDGSDHSRLKRLATAAFSARRLAAIKGQITDTTQQLLTPLLASGSFDLVADFAVPLPVAVSCAILDVPEQDRHRVTGWAGLVARSLLDPHAGEAETAALDAEFEAFREYVEELCAQRTAHPGEDLISRLTAARAAGKLDSDDLLAFVVMLFANGLETLTSGLAVAVWHLLRTPGLLQLVREQPESAEAVFDECQRLGSPVRASARALTTDVTVGGTVLPAGTVTLLLYAAANRDPRRFPDPDRFDPARAERRHLAFGHGPHHCLGAPLSLMAGGTVLRTLAAASAERAISTPLTEETAPWSEQFVFGGLRELPVLSPPLTERRLAAAGAGANVR, encoded by the coding sequence ATGGACAGCCTCCGGCACGAGCTCGCGCGGTTCATTCAGAGCCCGGCCGCGCGCCACGACCCGCCCGGGCTCTACCGACGACTGCTCGCCGAGGCCCCGGTGCTCGACCTGGGCCGGGTCCGCGTCGTCTCCGGATACGACGAGATCGTCACCGTGCTCATGCACCCCGGCACCGTGGTCGACCCCTCCGCCGTCGGGCTGGCCCGCGCCGGCTCCTCCGCGCTCGCCGACGTCGTCGCACGGATGCTGCCGCTGCGGGACGGCAGCGACCACTCCCGGCTCAAGCGACTGGCCACCGCCGCCTTCAGCGCGCGCCGCCTGGCGGCCATCAAGGGCCAGATCACCGACACCACACAGCAGTTGCTCACCCCGCTGCTGGCCTCCGGCAGCTTCGACCTGGTCGCCGACTTCGCCGTCCCGCTGCCGGTCGCCGTCTCCTGCGCCATCCTCGACGTTCCCGAGCAGGACCGGCACCGGGTCACCGGCTGGGCCGGCCTGGTCGCCCGCTCGCTGCTCGACCCGCACGCCGGCGAAGCCGAAACCGCCGCGCTGGACGCGGAGTTCGAGGCGTTCCGGGAGTATGTCGAGGAGCTGTGCGCCCAGCGCACCGCCCATCCCGGCGAGGACCTGATCAGCCGGCTCACCGCCGCCCGCGCGGCCGGCAAGCTCGACTCCGACGACTTGCTCGCCTTCGTGGTGATGCTCTTCGCCAACGGCCTGGAGACCCTCACTTCCGGACTCGCGGTCGCCGTCTGGCACCTGCTGCGCACCCCCGGCCTGCTCCAACTGGTCCGCGAACAGCCCGAGTCGGCCGAAGCCGTCTTCGACGAGTGCCAGCGGCTCGGCAGCCCGGTGCGGGCCAGCGCCCGCGCCCTGACCACCGACGTCACCGTCGGCGGCACCGTCCTGCCGGCCGGCACCGTGACCCTGCTTCTGTACGCCGCCGCCAACCGCGATCCGCGCCGCTTCCCCGACCCGGACCGCTTCGACCCGGCCCGCGCCGAACGCCGCCACCTGGCATTCGGCCACGGGCCGCACCACTGCCTCGGCGCACCGCTGTCCCTGATGGCCGGCGGCACGGTGCTGCGCACCCTCGCCGCCGCGAGCGCCGAGCGCGCGATCAGCACCCCGCTCACCGAGGAGACCGCCCCCTGGAGCGAGCAGTTCGTCTTCGGCGGACTGCGGGAACTCCCTGTGCTCAGCCCGCCGTTGACCGAACGCCGACTGGCCGCCGCCGGGGCGGGGGCGAACGTCCGATGA
- a CDS encoding acetyl-CoA carboxylase biotin carboxyl carrier protein subunit, translating to MTITVETGPDTSARELPAGAVEPGLDRPVRLIGGRLWLGAAALLLAVGAGTAWGIAGSLPHTLTLHGVVAHGTAPEVARASAPGSVVSVLVTPGTRVSQGQALAVLSGGPGGSTELVAPAAGTVTAVLTAPGGTLVPGTGVVALDPADAPTTVRLFVSSAGQLARLRLGQQVVIPLQEGTARLRITGVDAYPARADTLGGTLPVPVPGVPSGATPVWTVYAEPDAPDSALDAAAAPTAVDASVDLGARHPYQVLFGSTGAGR from the coding sequence ATGACGATCACCGTGGAAACCGGACCGGACACCAGCGCCAGGGAACTGCCGGCGGGAGCCGTCGAACCCGGCCTGGACCGGCCGGTGCGGCTCATCGGCGGCCGGCTCTGGCTCGGGGCGGCGGCGCTGCTGCTCGCGGTCGGCGCCGGCACGGCCTGGGGCATCGCGGGTTCGCTCCCGCACACCCTCACCCTGCACGGCGTCGTCGCCCATGGCACCGCGCCGGAAGTGGCCAGGGCGTCGGCGCCCGGCTCGGTGGTGAGCGTCCTGGTGACCCCGGGCACCCGGGTGAGCCAGGGACAGGCGCTCGCCGTCCTGTCCGGCGGCCCGGGCGGCAGCACCGAACTCGTCGCGCCCGCCGCCGGCACCGTCACCGCCGTGCTGACCGCCCCCGGCGGCACGCTCGTCCCCGGCACCGGCGTGGTCGCCCTCGACCCCGCCGACGCCCCCACCACCGTCCGGCTCTTCGTCAGCTCGGCCGGCCAGCTGGCCCGGCTGCGGCTCGGGCAGCAGGTCGTGATCCCGCTCCAGGAGGGCACGGCCCGGCTCCGGATCACCGGCGTGGACGCGTACCCCGCACGCGCCGACACCCTCGGCGGCACCCTGCCCGTCCCCGTACCGGGGGTGCCCTCGGGCGCCACCCCGGTATGGACGGTGTACGCGGAACCGGACGCCCCGGACAGCGCGCTGGACGCGGCGGCGGCGCCCACCGCCGTGGACGCCTCGGTCGACCTCGGCGCCCGCCACCCCTACCAGGTGCTCTTCGGCTCGACGGGAGCGGGCAGATGA
- a CDS encoding ATP-binding cassette domain-containing protein: protein MSLDTRPRTTAAAPPPAGTAAPPERPAGRRTKRPRRYLRTPIVPQMEEQDCGAACLAVVLGAFGRRTTLHEASRACGVSRDGVSAAAVARAAGRYGLAAKGRRVVRGDGPLLGLDAVQVPSMVLLSGPHFAVYEGVRRGRIHVNDPSLGSYSTTPETFWESFAGIAVGFEPGPDFERGGARFPFLRGLAARVRPYFPTLLMAVLTAMLLTLPAVAASFLLRAYLTNVTEAGASDWALPLVLATAGAAGAVLLGTWVQQTLVNKVLESMSARSSAAFLWRMLRLPGSFFHRRQLGGLVTRVQMNDGLAALLSYRAAGAAAAAAGAAVNLAALVWLSPKLSVVPAVVAVLDVLALRLAAKRRGGMLHRLHSEQYKRDGVAFAGVSAMETIKAEGAEESFFRSWSGWQARAMDTAQTMAAAVVTPLTLPTALNTAASAAVVVAGTSLLISGSLPLGTLLAFLLLLNGFLLPVAQLVGIGSELTVARAQTALLEDVESAEPDPYLTPVLAAPADATALRGGLELRDVSFGYDPNRPPALAGISLTVRPGEWVAVVGGSGSGKSTLARLAAGVLRPWSGEVLLDGRPRETVPRAVVTSQIAYVEQQLRLFEGTFRENLTLWNPAADEAAVHRALADAEAADLVRGRGGLDGGVVDEGARNLSGGERQRLELARALALDPALLVLDEATSALDTRTEDLINRHLRARGSSCLVLAHRLSTVRAADRVVVLAAGRVVQEGPPALLALTDGPYRDLLNEPDTPAGTNIPTAPPGGDSATRPRAGAIPPAAPSTAQAEAPTVAADAAAGTADATGGAGVPAGRETAGAPTAAAARVGAGGDAIRGAGDGDDETESAS from the coding sequence ATGAGCCTCGACACCCGGCCCCGTACCACCGCCGCCGCGCCGCCCCCCGCCGGGACGGCCGCACCGCCCGAACGCCCTGCCGGCCGCCGTACCAAGCGCCCCCGCCGCTACCTGCGCACCCCGATCGTGCCGCAGATGGAGGAGCAGGACTGCGGCGCGGCCTGCCTCGCGGTCGTCCTCGGCGCCTTCGGCCGGCGCACCACCCTGCACGAGGCGTCCCGCGCCTGCGGTGTCTCCCGGGACGGCGTCAGCGCCGCCGCGGTCGCCCGCGCCGCCGGGCGGTACGGGCTGGCCGCCAAGGGCCGCCGGGTGGTACGCGGCGACGGGCCGCTGCTCGGCCTCGACGCCGTGCAGGTGCCGTCCATGGTGCTGCTCTCCGGCCCGCACTTCGCGGTCTACGAAGGGGTGCGGCGCGGCCGGATCCACGTCAACGACCCCTCCCTCGGCTCCTACAGCACCACCCCCGAGACCTTCTGGGAGTCCTTCGCCGGCATCGCGGTGGGCTTCGAACCCGGCCCGGACTTCGAACGGGGCGGCGCCCGCTTCCCCTTCCTGCGCGGGCTCGCCGCGCGGGTGCGGCCGTACTTCCCGACCCTCCTGATGGCCGTGCTCACCGCGATGCTGCTGACGCTGCCCGCGGTGGCCGCATCCTTCCTGCTGCGCGCCTATCTCACCAATGTCACCGAAGCCGGCGCGAGCGACTGGGCGCTGCCGCTGGTGCTGGCCACCGCCGGAGCGGCCGGCGCCGTCCTGCTGGGCACCTGGGTGCAGCAGACGCTGGTCAACAAGGTGCTGGAGTCGATGTCCGCGCGGTCGTCCGCCGCGTTCCTGTGGCGGATGCTGCGGCTGCCCGGCTCCTTCTTCCACCGCCGCCAGCTCGGCGGGCTCGTCACCCGGGTGCAGATGAACGACGGGCTCGCCGCGCTGCTCTCCTACCGCGCCGCCGGGGCCGCCGCCGCGGCGGCGGGGGCGGCGGTGAACCTGGCCGCGCTGGTCTGGCTCTCCCCGAAACTGTCGGTGGTGCCGGCCGTGGTCGCCGTCCTGGACGTCCTCGCCCTGCGGCTGGCCGCCAAACGCCGGGGCGGGATGCTGCACCGGCTCCACTCCGAGCAGTACAAGCGGGACGGGGTGGCCTTCGCCGGGGTCTCCGCGATGGAGACCATCAAGGCGGAAGGCGCGGAGGAGTCCTTCTTCCGCTCCTGGTCCGGCTGGCAGGCCCGCGCGATGGACACCGCCCAGACCATGGCCGCGGCCGTGGTGACCCCGCTGACCCTGCCCACCGCGCTGAACACCGCGGCGAGTGCGGCCGTCGTGGTGGCCGGTACGTCGCTGCTGATCAGCGGTTCGCTGCCGCTCGGCACGCTGCTGGCGTTCCTGCTGCTGCTCAATGGCTTCCTGCTGCCGGTCGCCCAACTCGTCGGGATCGGCTCGGAGCTGACGGTGGCCCGGGCGCAGACCGCGCTGCTGGAGGACGTCGAGTCCGCCGAGCCCGACCCGTACCTCACCCCGGTCCTCGCGGCCCCCGCCGACGCCACGGCGCTGCGCGGCGGGCTCGAACTGCGCGACGTCTCCTTCGGCTACGACCCCAACCGGCCGCCGGCGCTCGCCGGCATCTCGCTGACCGTACGTCCCGGCGAGTGGGTCGCCGTGGTCGGCGGCAGCGGCAGCGGCAAGTCCACGCTGGCCCGGCTGGCGGCGGGCGTGCTGCGGCCGTGGTCGGGCGAGGTGCTGCTCGACGGGCGCCCCCGCGAGACGGTGCCCCGGGCCGTCGTCACCTCCCAGATCGCTTACGTGGAGCAGCAGTTGCGGCTCTTCGAAGGGACCTTCCGGGAGAACCTCACACTCTGGAACCCGGCCGCCGACGAGGCCGCCGTGCACCGGGCGCTGGCCGACGCGGAAGCGGCGGACCTGGTGCGGGGGCGCGGCGGGCTGGACGGCGGGGTGGTCGACGAAGGCGCGCGCAACCTCTCCGGCGGCGAACGCCAGCGCCTCGAACTGGCCAGGGCGCTCGCCCTTGACCCGGCGCTCCTCGTCCTCGACGAGGCGACCTCCGCGCTCGACACCCGCACGGAGGACCTCATCAACCGCCACCTCCGTGCCCGCGGCAGCAGCTGCCTCGTCCTCGCCCACCGCCTCAGTACGGTCCGCGCCGCCGACCGCGTCGTGGTCCTCGCCGCCGGCCGCGTCGTCCAGGAGGGCCCCCCGGCCCTCCTGGCCCTCACCGACGGCCCCTACCGCGACCTCCTCAACGAGCCCGACACCCCCGCAGGCACGAACATCCCCACCGCACCCCCCGGCGGGGACAGCGCAACCCGGCCCCGCGCGGGCGCCATCCCACCCGCGGCGCCCTCCACCGCCCAAGCTGAAGCGCCGACCGTGGCCGCTGATGCCGCGGCCGGGACGGCCGATGCCACCGGGGGCGCGGGGGTGCCCGCTGGGCGGGAGACCGCCGGCGCACCAACTGCCGCCGCGGCGCGGGTCGGTGCCGGCGGGGACGCCATTCGCGGTGCGGGTGACGGAGACGACGAGACGGAGAGCGCGTCATGA
- a CDS encoding ATP-binding cassette domain-containing protein, protein MTITQEVTAAGGAERLAGTAAANRAALQGSLAALHPGGRPGRTAAGAGAVTAGPGTDRADAALAAYRDLAPALGRTAPDEVPSTVLTARDPLIALLRHQGIRWRQITLPDDGSGQGHGDFAGTTGPMIGFTADGGQPVAVPPEGRRARRRPYPALTRRAYLLYRPLPAGTPTPAALLRFALSAPGARRDLVLLAAAGLVSAVLGLAVPLSTGLLMPRLVEAGHHPVRWLVVLLTSVALSAGLLLLVRNIAAVRLTGRIQAALEPAVWDRLLDHDARFFRDFSTGDLVHRANAIAEARQALSEVLVGAVLGAFFSLSGLVVLLAVDLTLGGMLLAAALAATALLAALGRRRQRHESRVYALHGRLHGTLYGLMLGIDKLQTAGREIQAFARWATPFAAQKRADAAAMRADAASTALTTALQPLLLALLLAGVMVEGTGTGTGNLMAAGIAAGQVALALGQVTHAAATAYGIAPVLDRLRPILAEPAEAAGSATAGQADPGRLRGEVRLEAVSFRYPGASANALDAVSLHAAPGEMIAVVGPSGAGKSTLVRVLLGFEHPDAGSVRYDGQDLAGLDVRLVRRQLGTVLQNGKLLRGSLLENLAGTDPDVSEADVWAAAELAGIAEDLRRLPLGLGTRVGEDAQGFSGGQVQRMLLARALVRHPAVLLLDEATSALDNATQRHVAEGIAALDRTRVVIAHRLSTIRRADRIYVLDRGRVTAEGSYDSLLDSDPLFTRLVRPQEL, encoded by the coding sequence ATGACGATCACGCAGGAGGTGACCGCGGCCGGGGGAGCGGAGCGCCTCGCCGGGACCGCCGCCGCCAACCGGGCCGCGCTCCAGGGCTCGCTGGCCGCACTGCACCCGGGCGGACGGCCCGGACGTACGGCGGCCGGAGCGGGCGCGGTGACCGCAGGGCCGGGAACCGACCGTGCCGACGCCGCGCTCGCCGCCTACCGCGACCTCGCGCCCGCGCTCGGCCGCACCGCCCCCGACGAGGTGCCGTCCACGGTCCTGACCGCGCGGGACCCGCTCATCGCGCTGCTGCGCCACCAGGGCATCCGCTGGCGGCAGATCACCCTGCCCGACGACGGATCCGGCCAGGGGCACGGCGACTTCGCCGGGACCACCGGGCCGATGATCGGGTTCACCGCCGACGGCGGACAGCCCGTCGCCGTCCCCCCCGAGGGCCGCCGCGCACGGCGGCGCCCGTACCCCGCGCTCACCCGCCGCGCGTACCTGCTCTACCGGCCGCTGCCCGCCGGGACCCCGACGCCCGCCGCACTGCTGCGGTTCGCGCTGTCCGCACCCGGCGCCCGCAGGGACCTCGTGCTGCTCGCCGCGGCCGGCCTGGTGTCGGCCGTACTCGGGCTGGCCGTCCCGCTGAGCACCGGGCTGCTGATGCCCCGCCTCGTGGAGGCCGGCCACCACCCGGTGCGCTGGCTCGTGGTGCTGCTCACCTCCGTCGCGCTCTCCGCCGGCCTGCTGCTGCTGGTCCGCAACATCGCCGCCGTACGGCTGACCGGCCGGATCCAGGCCGCCCTGGAACCCGCTGTCTGGGACCGGCTGCTGGACCACGACGCCCGCTTCTTCCGGGACTTCAGCACCGGCGACCTCGTGCACCGCGCCAACGCCATCGCCGAGGCCCGCCAGGCGCTCTCCGAGGTGCTGGTGGGCGCGGTGCTCGGCGCGTTCTTCTCGCTCTCCGGCCTGGTGGTGCTCCTCGCGGTCGACCTCACCCTCGGCGGGATGCTGCTCGCCGCCGCGCTGGCGGCCACCGCCCTGCTCGCCGCGCTCGGCCGCCGCAGGCAACGGCACGAGTCGCGGGTGTACGCCCTGCACGGCCGCCTCCACGGCACCCTCTACGGTCTGATGCTCGGCATCGACAAGCTCCAGACCGCCGGCCGCGAGATCCAGGCGTTCGCCCGCTGGGCCACCCCCTTCGCCGCCCAGAAACGGGCCGACGCCGCCGCCATGCGCGCCGACGCCGCCTCCACCGCGCTCACCACCGCCCTCCAACCGCTGCTGCTCGCCCTGCTGCTGGCCGGCGTCATGGTGGAGGGCACCGGGACCGGCACCGGGAATCTGATGGCCGCCGGCATCGCGGCCGGCCAAGTCGCCCTGGCCCTCGGCCAGGTCACCCACGCCGCCGCCACCGCCTACGGCATCGCCCCCGTGCTCGACCGGCTGCGGCCGATCCTCGCCGAGCCCGCGGAAGCGGCCGGTTCCGCCACCGCAGGCCAGGCGGACCCGGGCCGGCTGCGCGGCGAAGTCCGCCTGGAAGCAGTCTCGTTCCGCTACCCCGGCGCCTCCGCCAACGCCCTGGACGCGGTGTCACTGCACGCCGCCCCCGGCGAGATGATCGCCGTCGTCGGACCCTCCGGCGCCGGCAAGTCCACGCTCGTCCGGGTGCTGCTCGGCTTCGAGCACCCGGACGCCGGCAGTGTCCGCTACGACGGCCAGGACCTCGCCGGTCTCGATGTCCGGCTGGTACGCCGCCAGTTGGGCACCGTGCTGCAGAACGGCAAGCTGCTGCGCGGCAGTCTGCTGGAGAACCTGGCAGGCACCGACCCCGACGTCAGCGAGGCGGACGTCTGGGCCGCCGCCGAACTCGCCGGCATCGCCGAGGACTTGCGGCGGCTGCCGCTGGGCCTGGGCACCCGCGTCGGCGAGGACGCCCAGGGCTTCTCCGGCGGCCAGGTGCAGCGGATGCTGCTCGCCCGCGCCCTGGTCCGCCACCCCGCCGTCCTCCTGCTCGACGAGGCGACCTCCGCCCTCGACAACGCCACCCAGCGCCACGTCGCCGAAGGCATCGCCGCGCTGGACCGTACCCGCGTCGTCATCGCCCACCGGCTGAGCACCATCCGCCGCGCCGACCGTATCTACGTACTGGACCGCGGCCGGGTCACGGCCGAGGGCAGCTACGACTCCCTGCTCGACTCCGACCCGCTGTTCACCCGTCTCGTCCGACCTCAGGAGCTGTGA